The Myxococcales bacterium genome includes the window AATGCACGCCAATCGTCGCGAGGCCATCAGTGAAATTCGCGCGGGGTCAATTGGCGCGCTCGTGGGCGAAGATGTCGCCTCAACGGGTGATACGTTGTGCGATCCAAATCACCTGATCCTGCTCGATCGAATCGCCGTCCCACAGTCAGTTATTGAGGTGGTCATGGAACCAGCGGCGGGGGCGGACATGCCGAGGTTGGTAATGGCGCTTGAGAAGCTAGCCGCGGAGGATCCGTCGATTCGCGTGGCCATCGATCAAGAAACCTCGCTGCCGCTCGTCTCTGGCATGGGCGAGTTGCACCTGGAAATTGCCAGCGAACGACTGCGGCGCGAGTTTGGCCTAAACGTGCGCGTAAGCCGACCGCGGGTCGCCTTTCGCGAGACGATTACCCAGGCCGCGACGGCGGAGCGATCAATTGTCCGTCAGGTTGGGCCGGTCGGACAGTTTGGCCATGTTGTGCTGGCCGTCGAGCCCGCACGGAGGGGCGGTGGGTTCACTTTTGTGAACGATATTCAGTTTTCTGTTGTGCCAAGAGCATTTTTGCCAGCCATAGAGGAAGGCATCCACGACGCGCTGGACCGAGGCGTGCTGGCAGGCCACCTAGTAACTGACCTGGTGGTGCGGCTGGTTGGCGGCAGCAGCCATCCAGTTGACTCCGCCCCGGCCGCGTTCCGCCAGGCGGCGTATCAGGCCTGCCAGGAGGCCGTCCTGGCGGCCGGCCCAACAGTCATCGAACCGGTCATGTCGGTGCTGGTCGAAACACCCGATGATGCCGTCGGAGATGTGATCGGCGATTTGTACGCGAGACGTGGAAAGATCACTGGAATCTCCTCACAGACTGGTGTACAGACCGTCGCCTGCGTGGTGCCCCTGGCATCCATGCTCGGTTATGCGACCGAGTTACGGTCCAAAACCCGGGGTAGAGCCTCATTTTTAATGGAATTTAAAGAGTACCAACCTATTTCAACCACCGGCAAATCTGGGCTAGTTTCCCGCCCCCACAGCACCTAATTGTGGAAATCGACGCAACCAGACGGAAGTTAACAATATGAGCACGCCACGCATTCGAATTCGCCTTAAAGCCTACGATCATAAACTGCTTGATCAGTCGACCAAGGAGATTGTTGATACCGCCTTGCGTACCAGCGCACGCGTCGCGGGGCCGATCCCCTTGCCAACGAAAATCAACAAGTATTGCGTGCTGCGGTCGCCTCACACCGATAAGAAATCGCGCGAGCAATTCGAGATTCGCACGCATATGCGACTGATCGACATCCTCGAGCCAACGCAAGCCACGCTCGATGCGCTGATGAAGCTCGACCTGTCGGCAGGCGTGGACGTAGCGATCAAGTAGCAGCCCGGGATAGAGCGGAGAATTATTATGGCGACGATTGATGTGAAAAATATCGCAGGACAGAAGGTTGGCTCAATCAACTTGAGCGACGCTGTTTTTGCCGCTGAGATTAACGAGCACCTGCTGTGGGAAGTTGTCAAATGGCAACTTGCCAAGCGACGTTCGGGCACGCACTCCACCAAGCGAATGAGTGAAGTCCGCGGTTCGTCGATCAAGCCTTACAAGCAAAAAGGCACCGGCCAGGCGCGACAAGGTAGCTTCCAGGCGCCGCAATTCGTCGGCGGCGGTAGCGTGTTCGGGCCGAAGCCGCGCAGCTACGAGTACAAGATGCCCAAGAAGGCCAAGCGCCTCGCCTTGTGCTCCGCGCTCTCCTTGCGCGCCAATGAAAAGAAGTTGATCGTGCTCGATAAGTTCGAGACCGCCGGTAAAACCAAAGAAGTCGCCACCGCGCTCGCCAAGCTCGGCGCTGACCGCAAGGCGCTCATTGTCGATCAAGGCGACAACGATATGCTCGCGCGCGGCGCGCGCAACCTCGAGGGTGCCAAGTGGCTCTCCGTCGACGGGATCAATGTCTACGACATCCTTCGCCACGACACGCTCATTATGACCAGCGAAGCGATGAAAAATCTGGAGGCGGCGCTCGGCGCCGAGTAGTGCAATCATGCGTGCAGCCCAACTAATCATTAAACGCCCTCTGCTGACCGAGAAGAGCGCGCGCTTGCGCGAAACCGGCGGCGCGGCCACGGCGCCGGCCGAAGGCGAAGCGTTTCGCCAGAAATTCGTGTTTGAAGTGGCGCGCGACGCCAACAAGATCGAGATTCGCCAGGCGATTCAGTCACTGTTCAACGTCACCGTTACTAATGTTCATACGTTGATCACGCGTGGCAAAGAGAAGCGCGTCGGCCGATTTGCGGGACGTCAGCCTTCGCAAAAAAAGGCGGTCGTCACATTGAAGGCCGGCGAGTCCATTGAATTTTTTGAGGGAGTCTAACGACCATGGCGATCCAAAAATACAAGCCAACGTCACCCGGCCGCCGGGGCATGTCTTCGCAAGACTTTGGCGACATCACCAAATCCAAGCCCGAAGCCAAGCTGGTCGAAAAGAAGACCTCCTCGGGTGGCCGCAACAATCACGGCCGCATCACCTCGCGATTTCGCGGTGGCGGCCACAAGCAGCAGTATCGCGTCATTGACTTCCGGCGCAACAAGACCGGCGTGCCCGCCAAGGTAGTTGCGATCGAGTACGATCCAAACCGCACCGCGCGCATCGCGCTGATTCAGTATATCGGCGACGGCGACATGGCCTACATCTTGGCACCACAGAAACTGTCCGTCGGCGATCAGGTCGTGTCGGCAAACTCAGCTGACATTAAGCCTGGTAACTCGTTGCCGCTGCGCTTCATCCCAGTCGGTACGGAAATTCATTGCGTGTCTCTCAAGGTTGGCGGTCCCGCTCAAATGGGTCGTTCCGCAGGCGCCCGCATCGTGCTCATGGCCAAAGAAGGCGAATGGGCGACCATCCGCCTCCCATCGGGCGAAATGCGACGAGTCCATATTGATTGTCGGGCGTCGATTGGCGCCATCGGCAATACGGAGCATGCCAACATAGAGTGGGGCAAGGCCGGCCGCAAACGCTGGTTGGGCCAACGTCCGCATCAACGCGGCGTTTCCATGAACCCAGTTGACCACCCAATGGGTGGTGGTGAAGGTCGTTCGTCTGGCGGACGTCATCCATGTACGCCATGGGGCAAGCCAACCAAGGGCTACAAAACGCGCCACAACAAGCGGACCGATCAGTTCATCGTTCGTCGTCGCAAGTAACGTATTGAATATAATAGGAATATTGGAGCGCCAGCATGCCACGCAGTATTAAAAAAGGCCCGTACGTTCAGCACTTTCTTATCAAAAAGATCGCCGCTGCACACAAGGAAACCAATCCGGCGAAGCGGGTCATTACGACGTATTCGCGTCGCAGCACGATTACCCCGGATATGGTAGGGATTACGTTTGCCGTCCACAACGGCCGTAAGTTCATCCCCGTCTTTGTTTCTGAGAACATGGTCGGTCACAAGCTGGGCGAGTTTTCACCAACCCGGACCTACACTGGGCACGGCGGCGAAAAGAAGAAATAGCCGACCTTGCACTCAGCGCAGTTGTCTGATAGCTAACCCGCCCGCCAATACGTAGCCAACGTCTCTCAAGGCAACGTAACCGTGGGCACACTGGAAAAGACCATCATGGAAGCCAAATCATTCGTAAGAGGTATATCGATGTCGCCGCGCAAGATGCGCGTCGTCGCTAACCTCGTGCGCGGTAAAGACGTTGAGCAGGCCGTTGGCATGCTCGATCTCATGCCCAAAAAAGCGGCGCAGCATATCTCCAAGGCCATCAAGTCAGCCGCCCACAACGCCGAAGACCAGTCGGGCGGCAAGGTGAGCGTTGAAGACCTTAAAATCCAAACGATTCAAATTGATGGCGGGCCAATTGTCCGCCGCTTCATGCCGCGCTCGATGGGGCGCGCCAATCGTATTCAACATCGAACCAGCCACCTTACGGTGGTCGTAAGCGAGAAGGCATAGTCATGGGTCAGAAAACACATCCTACGGGATTCCGGCTCGGAATCATCAAGACGTGGTCCTCCCGCTGGTACGGCGAAAAGCAGTACTCAAAGTGGTTGCACGAAGACCTCAAGTTGAAGGCTTTTATCAAGAAGAAGCTTAACAACGCGGGCGTCAGCTTTATCGAAATCGAGCGCGCGGCTAGCAAGTGCAAGATTAACATCCACACGGCCCGCCCTGGGATTGTTATCGGCAAGCGTGGCGCTGGCGTGGAAGTTCTCAAAAAAGAAGTTCAGGCGCTTACAGAAAACGAAGTGTTCCTCAACATCATCGAAGTTCGCAAGGCCGAAACCAACGCGCAGCTCGTGGCGGAAAACATCGCTACGCAGCTCGAGCGCCGCATTGCCTTTCGCCGCGCGATGAAAAAAGCCATCCAGACCGGCATGAAGTTCGGTGCCAAGGGTATTCGCGTCGCATCGTCCGGCCGCCTTGGTGGCGCCGAGATGTGTCGCCGCGAGTGGTACCGCGAAGGTCGCGTCCCGCTTCATACGCTGCGCGCAGACATCGAGTATGGCTTTGCCGAGGCCCACACCACATACGGCATCATTGGCGTCAAAGCGTGGGTCTTCCACGGCGAGGTGCTGACCTCGCGCGGTCAAGCCCGCAAGGTTGGGGCGTAAGTCATGTTGTCACCAAAACGATCAAAATTTCGTAAGCAGCACAAGGGTCGGATGACCACCGCCGCTAAGGGCGGGACCGAAGTTTCGTTCGGCGACTTCGGGCTGCAAGTGCTTGAGCCTGGATGGGTCACGGCCCGCCAGATCGAGGCCGCGCGTATTGCCATTAGTCGGTCGATCAAAAAGATCGGCAAGATGTACATCCGCGTGTTTCCCGACAAGCCGATCACCAAGAAGCCAGCCGAAGTTCGAATGGGTGCCGGTAAAGGCAACACCGAGTATTGGGTGGCCGTGGTTAAGCCAGGTCGCGTGATCTTTGAAGTTGAAGGGGTTTCGAAAGAATTGGCCGAGGAAGCCTTTCACCGCGCCCATCACAAGCTGCCAATTAAAACTCAGCTCGTTGCACGCGAGGCCGTATTATGAGCAAAACGAAAGATTCAATCGCCACCCTTCGCGATCTTCCAAAGAGCGAGCTGCTCTTGGCCCGTGGCCGGACGACCGATGAGCTGTTTCGCCTCAAGCTTGGTACCTATACCAACCAGGTGACTTCGTCGGCGCTGGTGCGTTCCAAGCGACGCGAAATCGCTCGCATCAATACTATCCTGCACGGTCGCCAAATCGGCCTTGAACAACAAGGTCAAAAGTAAGAGTTATGACCATGAGCGAGCAAGAACAAATACAAGGCACCCGCCGCACCATTCAAGGTACGGTGAGCTCCAACGCCATGGACAAAACCGTGGTCGTCACCGTGATTCGTCGCGTCCGCGACCGGCGTTTTCACAAGTTCGTGACACGCCGGGTCAAGTACAAGGCGCATGACGAGCACAACAAGTCGAACGTCGGTGATCTCGTTGAGATCATCGAGGCCCGACCTTATAGCAAGACCAAACGCTGGCGTGTCCTTCGCACCGTCAAGGCGTCGAATGAGGTGTTGTCATGATTCAAATGACCTCTGTATTGGATGTCGCTGACAACAGCGGCGCCAAGAAAGTATTTTGCGTAAAAGTTCTCGGAGGCAGCCGACGTCGATACGCGTCGATCGGCGATGTGATCATCGTCTCGATCCGTGAAGCCATTGCTGGCTCCAAGGTTAAGAAGGGCGACACGGCGCGCGCGGTCATCGTCCGTACCGCTCGTGAAATGGCGCGTCCCGACGGCACCTTCATCAAGTTTGACGGCAACTCGGCCGTGCTGATCAACAAGGAAAACGAGCCGATCGGCACACGTATCTTTGGGCCAGTTGCGCGCGAGTTGCGCAATAAGCGTTTTATGAAAATCATCTCGCTCGCACCGGAGGTGCTGTAATGGCGCATATTCGCAAAGGTGACACCGTCGTGGTCACGACCGGCAAAGACAAAGGCAAGCGCGGCAAGGTGCTCAAGCTCGAAGGCGATCGCGTCGTCGTCGAGAAGGTGAACATGGTCAAGCGCCACACCAAGCCCAATCAAAAGAACCCGCAGGGCGGCATCGTGGAGCGTGAAGGCACGGTCCACATTTCTAACGTGCTGCTGTGGGACGAGAAAACCCAAAAAGGCACTCGCACAAAACAAGTTATCGAAGGCGATAGCAAGATTCGGGTTGGCGTCAAATCTGGCACCAAATTCCAATCGGCGAGTATTTAATAATCTTCAGATGACGGTCAGGGACCCATCGCAACAAGGATAATCACGATGGCAACAGACAACAAAAAAGCCTCGAATAAAGGCAGCAAGAAATCAGCAACACCGGCCGAGCCCGCGCAAAAATACAAGCGCGAGGCGGCGCCGCGCCTTAAGGGTGTCTATGACACGCAAGTGCGCGAGACGATGTTCAAGGAGTTTGGCTATACGAGCATGATGCAAGTGCCCCGTATTGTCAAAGTCACGTTGAACATGGGTCTCGGCCGCGCAAACCAAGACGCCAAGGTCATGGAAAACGCGGTGGAGGAGCTAAAGGCCATTTGCGGTCAGGCACCTGTGGTGTGTAAAGCCAAGAAGGACATCGCGACGTTCAAGCTCCGTAAGGGCCAGAAAATCGGCACGATGGTGACCCTGCGCCGTGAGCGCATGTGGGAATTCCTGGACCGACTTTGCAACATCGCGCTGCCGCGTGTTCGCGATTTCCGCGGGGTGTCAGCCAAGGGCTTTGATGGCCGGGGCAATTTTACGCTCGGCATCAAGGAGCAAATTATTTTTCCTGAGATTGAATACGACAAGATCGATTCCATCAAAGGCATGAACATCAGCATCGTTACAACCGCCGCTAACGACGCGGAAGGCCGCGCGCTGCTGACCCATCTCGGCATGCCATTTCGCCAGGCTTCAACTCAGCAAGGAACCGCAGCATGAGCACGTTGATCGACCGGCTTCCCAAGAAGCACAAGTTTCAAGTTCGACATCGCAACCGATGTCTTCGGTGTGGGCGCCCCCGCGCGGTTTACCGCAAGTTTGCGCTTTGTCGTTGTTGTTTCCGGGAACTCGCGCTTCGCGGAGATATCCCCGGTGTCGTGAAGTCGAGTTGGTGAGGCCGCTATGTCGATGACAGATCCTATTGGAGATTTCCTAGCACGCATTCGCAATGCGATTGGCGCGCGCAAGGCTGAGGTTGTTGCGCCCAAGTCTAAAATTAAGCACCGCATCGCCGAGATCCTTCGCGACGAGGGCTTTGTTGATGCCGTCACCACGACGGACGACAGCGTCCAAGGCACGATCAAGGTCGCGCTGCGTTACGACGGCCGGACCGCAAACGCCATTACCGGCTTGCGCCGCGTCTCGCGTCCAGGGCAGCGTTCGTACATTCCTGCCACGGATATCAAGCGCGTGCGCAACGGCCTCGGTATCTCAATCCTTTCAACCTCCCAAGGGCTGATGACCGATCGCGAAGCGCGCAAGCGCGGCGTGGGCGGTGAGTTGCTCTGTGAAATCTGGTGATGTATGTCGCGAATTGGACGTAAACCTTTAGAAGTGCCAAAGGGCGTAACTGTTTCGGTCACGGCTACCGCAATCACGGCTAAGGGGCCTAAAGGCTCTTTGGTTTTGCCGCGGCACAGCGCCATTGAAGTTAAAGAGGACAAAGGTCAGCTCACGTTTCACCGAGCCGATGACTTAGGCCCTTCGCGCGCTGCGCATGGTCTGATGCGCGCATTGACGGCGAATCTGATCAAGGGCGTTTCGCAAGGCTTCGAACGTCAGCTCGAAATTAACGGCGTTGGCTACAAGGCCGAAATTAAAGGCAGCGTTGTGGTGCTGAGCCTCGGTTTTTCGCACCCTGTTGAATTCAAGCTGCCCGAGGGTATCGCGGCTAAGGTCGAAAAGAACGTGTTGACGCTTTCGGGCATCGACAAGCAAGCCGTTGGTGCTGCGGCCGCCAAAGTTCGCAGCTTCAGGCCGCCAGAGCCCTACAAGGGCAAAGGCGTCAAATATATGGAAGAAACCATTCTCCGCAAAGCAGGCAAGACCGCAGGCAAGTGAGCCTGACAATCGTTGTGGTACCGCCGTAACGTTTAGCGCGAACCCCACGACACCAAGAGGACAACATGGCTGGACATATCAAAATCACTTCTCTTAAAGAACGCCGCCGAAGCCGTCGCAAGATTCATATTCGTATGCGCGTGACAGGCTCGCCGGAGCGACCGCGTTTGTCTGTGTTTCGCTCGGCGAAACATATTTATATCCAAGCGATCGACGACCAGTCTGGCAAGGTTCTGGCAGCGGCTTCTGACGTTGAGGCGGCGGTGGCTACGACCGCAAACGATAAAGACAAAAAGGGCCGCGCGCGTTTGGTCGGCGAGGCCATTGGCAAGAAGCTCTTAGCCAAGAATATCAGCGCTGTTGTGTTTGATCGCAACGGCTATGTTTATCACGGGCGCATCAAAGAAGTTGCCGACGGTGCACGCGCGGCTGGCCTACAATTCTAACGAAGGAACGAAGCGATGTCAGTTAAACCAGAAGAAGTAGGCGAGTTAGTCGACAAAGTGGTTTTTGTTAACCGCGTTGCCAAAGTCGTGAAGGGCGGTCGCCGCTTTTCATATTCCGCGCTTGTTGTTGTTGGCGATCAGCTAGGTCACGTTGGCGCCGGTCTCGGCAAAGCCAACGAAGTCCCCGAGGCGATTCGCAAGGGAACCGACCAGGCCAAGCGAAACCTTTTTAAGATCCCCTTGGTTAACGGCACGATCCCCCACGAGGTGACCGGCGAGTTTGGCGCAGCGCAAGTCCTCCTGCGGCCCGCGGCCCCTGGCGCTGGCGTTATTGCCGGTGGCGGCGTGCGCCCGGTACTCGAAGTTGCCGGTGTCAAGGACATCCTTAGCAAGTCGCTTGGAACGTCCAATCCACACAACGTCATTCACGCCGTTGTAAACGCCTTGCAATCCCTGCGTTCAGTCGAGCATGTTGCCCGCGTTCGTGGTAAGTCGCTCGCCGAGATTCGAGGTTAAGTCATGGCGATTAAAATGAAAATCACCCAGATCAAGAGCGGCATCGGTTGTCCGGAGACCCAGCGCCGCACCCTAGCGGGGCTTGGTCTTGGCAAAATGAATCGCTCGGTCGTGCTAGCCGACACCCTCGCAATTCGCGGGATGGTGCGGAAAATTAGCCACTTAATCGTCGTCGAGCCTGCGGAGTAAACTCAAATGGGTACGAACTTACATAACTTAACTCCCAACGCGGGTTCGACGAAGGCGGCAAAGCGTCTTGGTCGCGGTCGCGGCTCGGGCACGGGCAAGACGTCGGGCAAAGGCGTCAAGGGTCAGAAGGCGCGCCCTGGGCATCACGGCGCGATCAAGGCATTCGAAGGCGGCCAAGTTGCGCTGCCACGCCGGATGCCGAAGCGCGGCTTCAAAAATCCTTTTCGCGTCGAGGCGTTTCCTATCAACGTCGCGCTGTTGGAGAAAATCTTTGACGCCGGCGCGACGGTAGACATCGCGTCGTTGCGTGAAAAGGGCGTACTGCCCAAGAAGACCAAGGTGGTCAAAGTGCTCGGCGAAGGCGACTTGCGCAAGAAGTTGACGCTTAAAGTCCAACGAATTTCGGCGTTGGCAAAAGAAAAAGTCGAAAAGCTGGCGGTTCAGTCGAACTGATCGCCAAGTAAATTCCCCTTGCAGAGGATACCTCGTGGCAACGAACGCTGTCGCAAATATCGGTAAATTACCTGAGCTGCGTAAACGCGTAGTTTTCACGCTCGCTATGCTCGCCGTGTATCGCATCGGCGTGTTCATCACGGTGCCGTTTGTGGACCGTTCTCAGATGGAGAACGTGATCTCGAAGGGGGGCGCTGGATCCTTTCTCGGCATGTTCGACATGTTCTCCGGCGGTGCGCTCGAGCAACTCTCGATTTTTATGCTCGGCATCATGCCGTACATCTCGGCCTCGATCGTCATGCAGCTCTTGACGGTCGTCGTGGCGCGGCTGGGGCAGCTAAACAAAGAAGGCGAGCAGGGCCGTAAAAAAATCAATCAATACACCAGATACGGGACCATCGTGGTCGGCCTCGTGCAGTCGTATTTCTTTGCCAAATGGCTTTCTGGCATGAACGGGCTGGTGCCCAATCCAGGCCCTACTTTTACGATCATGACCATGCTCACGGTGACCACTGGGACCGCGTTTATCATGTGGCTTGGCGAGCAAATCACCGAGAAGGGCATCGGCAACGGCGCCTCAATGATCATCTTTGCCGGGATCGTGGCGCGCTTTCCGGATGCGATTGCCCAGTTGTTTACAACCAGCAATAGCGAATCTGGGCTCGGTGGGTTTGGCATGCTCGTGCTTGCCCTTGTCGTCCTCGGCACGGTAGCGGTGATTTGCTACTTTGAGCGAGCCCACCGACGCATTCCCGTTCAGTATACCAAGCGCCAAGTTGGCAGGAAAATGTACCAAGGCGCGCAAAGCTTTTTGCCGATGAAGGTAAATATGGCTAGCGTAATCCCGGCCATCTTTGCCTCGTCGCTGCTGATGTTTCCCGGCCAGATCGCCAATATGTCGTCCCGCCCATGGTTGCAGGACCTGGCGGCAATCTTCAATCCGTCCGACTGGCGCTATAACGTCGTCTTTGTCGTGCTGATCATCTATTTTGCGTATTTCTATACGTCGGCGGTGGCGTTCAATCCCGTCGAGGTTGCAGATAATTTGAAGAAGAGCGGCGGGTTTGTTCCAGGAATTCGCCCCGGCAAAAGCACGGCGGAATACATCGACAAGGTGCTTTCGCGGCTGACGATCGTCGGGGCGCTGTACTTGTCGGCGGTGTGTTTGCTGCCGGTGCTGATGCGGAACTTTATGCACGTGCCGTTTCAGTTCGGCGGCACCGGCCTGCTGATCGTAGTCGGCGTCGCGCTTGACGTCGTTCAGCAGATGGAAGCCCATCTCATCTCGCGAAATTACGACGGCTTCGCTGGGCCACGCGGTCCAAGAATCCGCGGGCGCGCCATCGCCCGCGTTCGGTAGCTTGGCCCGCTGTGCCGATTCATCTCAAGTCCGACCAAGAGTTGCGCCTGATGCGCGAGTCTGGCTTGGTTTGTGCCGACATCCTTGAAGAGCTATGTCGCGCCGCGAGGCCCGGCGTAACGACCCTGGAGCTAGATCTGTTGGCGAGGCGGCTCATCGCCAAGCACAACGTTCAGAGCGCATTCCTTGGCTACTACGACTACCCTGCGGTCATCTGTGCCTCGATAAATAGCGTCATCGTGCACGGGATTCCTCGCAAAGAGGACATCCTCAAAAGCGGAGATATCATCGGGCTTGATTTTGGCATCTTTAAAAACGGGTTCTGTGCCGACACGGCGCGAACAGTGATCATCGGTGCTGCCTCCGATGAGGACCGTTCACTTGTCGTCGATACCCAGAGATCGTTGCAACTCGCAATTGA containing:
- the rpsJ gene encoding 30S ribosomal protein S10 encodes the protein MSTPRIRIRLKAYDHKLLDQSTKEIVDTALRTSARVAGPIPLPTKINKYCVLRSPHTDKKSREQFEIRTHMRLIDILEPTQATLDALMKLDLSAGVDVAIK
- the rplD gene encoding 50S ribosomal protein L4, which codes for MATIDVKNIAGQKVGSINLSDAVFAAEINEHLLWEVVKWQLAKRRSGTHSTKRMSEVRGSSIKPYKQKGTGQARQGSFQAPQFVGGGSVFGPKPRSYEYKMPKKAKRLALCSALSLRANEKKLIVLDKFETAGKTKEVATALAKLGADRKALIVDQGDNDMLARGARNLEGAKWLSVDGINVYDILRHDTLIMTSEAMKNLEAALGAE
- the rplW gene encoding 50S ribosomal protein L23, giving the protein MMRAAQLIIKRPLLTEKSARLRETGGAATAPAEGEAFRQKFVFEVARDANKIEIRQAIQSLFNVTVTNVHTLITRGKEKRVGRFAGRQPSQKKAVVTLKAGESIEFFEGV
- the rplB gene encoding 50S ribosomal protein L2; protein product: MAIQKYKPTSPGRRGMSSQDFGDITKSKPEAKLVEKKTSSGGRNNHGRITSRFRGGGHKQQYRVIDFRRNKTGVPAKVVAIEYDPNRTARIALIQYIGDGDMAYILAPQKLSVGDQVVSANSADIKPGNSLPLRFIPVGTEIHCVSLKVGGPAQMGRSAGARIVLMAKEGEWATIRLPSGEMRRVHIDCRASIGAIGNTEHANIEWGKAGRKRWLGQRPHQRGVSMNPVDHPMGGGEGRSSGGRHPCTPWGKPTKGYKTRHNKRTDQFIVRRRK
- the rpsS gene encoding 30S ribosomal protein S19, with the translated sequence MPRSIKKGPYVQHFLIKKIAAAHKETNPAKRVITTYSRRSTITPDMVGITFAVHNGRKFIPVFVSENMVGHKLGEFSPTRTYTGHGGEKKK
- the rplV gene encoding 50S ribosomal protein L22 — encoded protein: MEAKSFVRGISMSPRKMRVVANLVRGKDVEQAVGMLDLMPKKAAQHISKAIKSAAHNAEDQSGGKVSVEDLKIQTIQIDGGPIVRRFMPRSMGRANRIQHRTSHLTVVVSEKA
- the rpsC gene encoding 30S ribosomal protein S3 encodes the protein MGQKTHPTGFRLGIIKTWSSRWYGEKQYSKWLHEDLKLKAFIKKKLNNAGVSFIEIERAASKCKINIHTARPGIVIGKRGAGVEVLKKEVQALTENEVFLNIIEVRKAETNAQLVAENIATQLERRIAFRRAMKKAIQTGMKFGAKGIRVASSGRLGGAEMCRREWYREGRVPLHTLRADIEYGFAEAHTTYGIIGVKAWVFHGEVLTSRGQARKVGA
- the rplP gene encoding 50S ribosomal protein L16; this translates as MLSPKRSKFRKQHKGRMTTAAKGGTEVSFGDFGLQVLEPGWVTARQIEAARIAISRSIKKIGKMYIRVFPDKPITKKPAEVRMGAGKGNTEYWVAVVKPGRVIFEVEGVSKELAEEAFHRAHHKLPIKTQLVAREAVL
- the rpmC gene encoding 50S ribosomal protein L29; the protein is MSKTKDSIATLRDLPKSELLLARGRTTDELFRLKLGTYTNQVTSSALVRSKRREIARINTILHGRQIGLEQQGQK
- the rpsQ gene encoding 30S ribosomal protein S17, whose product is MSEQEQIQGTRRTIQGTVSSNAMDKTVVVTVIRRVRDRRFHKFVTRRVKYKAHDEHNKSNVGDLVEIIEARPYSKTKRWRVLRTVKASNEVLS
- the rplN gene encoding 50S ribosomal protein L14 encodes the protein MIQMTSVLDVADNSGAKKVFCVKVLGGSRRRYASIGDVIIVSIREAIAGSKVKKGDTARAVIVRTAREMARPDGTFIKFDGNSAVLINKENEPIGTRIFGPVARELRNKRFMKIISLAPEVL
- the rplX gene encoding 50S ribosomal protein L24 produces the protein MAHIRKGDTVVVTTGKDKGKRGKVLKLEGDRVVVEKVNMVKRHTKPNQKNPQGGIVEREGTVHISNVLLWDEKTQKGTRTKQVIEGDSKIRVGVKSGTKFQSASI
- the rplE gene encoding 50S ribosomal protein L5 translates to MATDNKKASNKGSKKSATPAEPAQKYKREAAPRLKGVYDTQVRETMFKEFGYTSMMQVPRIVKVTLNMGLGRANQDAKVMENAVEELKAICGQAPVVCKAKKDIATFKLRKGQKIGTMVTLRRERMWEFLDRLCNIALPRVRDFRGVSAKGFDGRGNFTLGIKEQIIFPEIEYDKIDSIKGMNISIVTTAANDAEGRALLTHLGMPFRQASTQQGTAA
- a CDS encoding type Z 30S ribosomal protein S14; translated protein: MSTLIDRLPKKHKFQVRHRNRCLRCGRPRAVYRKFALCRCCFRELALRGDIPGVVKSSW
- the rpsH gene encoding 30S ribosomal protein S8 → MSMTDPIGDFLARIRNAIGARKAEVVAPKSKIKHRIAEILRDEGFVDAVTTTDDSVQGTIKVALRYDGRTANAITGLRRVSRPGQRSYIPATDIKRVRNGLGISILSTSQGLMTDREARKRGVGGELLCEIW
- the rplF gene encoding 50S ribosomal protein L6; the encoded protein is MSRIGRKPLEVPKGVTVSVTATAITAKGPKGSLVLPRHSAIEVKEDKGQLTFHRADDLGPSRAAHGLMRALTANLIKGVSQGFERQLEINGVGYKAEIKGSVVVLSLGFSHPVEFKLPEGIAAKVEKNVLTLSGIDKQAVGAAAAKVRSFRPPEPYKGKGVKYMEETILRKAGKTAGK
- a CDS encoding 50S ribosomal protein L18 codes for the protein MAGHIKITSLKERRRSRRKIHIRMRVTGSPERPRLSVFRSAKHIYIQAIDDQSGKVLAAASDVEAAVATTANDKDKKGRARLVGEAIGKKLLAKNISAVVFDRNGYVYHGRIKEVADGARAAGLQF
- the rpsE gene encoding 30S ribosomal protein S5, coding for MSVKPEEVGELVDKVVFVNRVAKVVKGGRRFSYSALVVVGDQLGHVGAGLGKANEVPEAIRKGTDQAKRNLFKIPLVNGTIPHEVTGEFGAAQVLLRPAAPGAGVIAGGGVRPVLEVAGVKDILSKSLGTSNPHNVIHAVVNALQSLRSVEHVARVRGKSLAEIRG
- the rpmD gene encoding 50S ribosomal protein L30, which codes for MAIKMKITQIKSGIGCPETQRRTLAGLGLGKMNRSVVLADTLAIRGMVRKISHLIVVEPAE
- the rplO gene encoding 50S ribosomal protein L15; translation: MGTNLHNLTPNAGSTKAAKRLGRGRGSGTGKTSGKGVKGQKARPGHHGAIKAFEGGQVALPRRMPKRGFKNPFRVEAFPINVALLEKIFDAGATVDIASLREKGVLPKKTKVVKVLGEGDLRKKLTLKVQRISALAKEKVEKLAVQSN
- the secY gene encoding preprotein translocase subunit SecY, giving the protein MATNAVANIGKLPELRKRVVFTLAMLAVYRIGVFITVPFVDRSQMENVISKGGAGSFLGMFDMFSGGALEQLSIFMLGIMPYISASIVMQLLTVVVARLGQLNKEGEQGRKKINQYTRYGTIVVGLVQSYFFAKWLSGMNGLVPNPGPTFTIMTMLTVTTGTAFIMWLGEQITEKGIGNGASMIIFAGIVARFPDAIAQLFTTSNSESGLGGFGMLVLALVVLGTVAVICYFERAHRRIPVQYTKRQVGRKMYQGAQSFLPMKVNMASVIPAIFASSLLMFPGQIANMSSRPWLQDLAAIFNPSDWRYNVVFVVLIIYFAYFYTSAVAFNPVEVADNLKKSGGFVPGIRPGKSTAEYIDKVLSRLTIVGALYLSAVCLLPVLMRNFMHVPFQFGGTGLLIVVGVALDVVQQMEAHLISRNYDGFAGPRGPRIRGRAIARVR